The Saccharomyces paradoxus chromosome XV, complete sequence DNA window GCAATTTTGACACGGTAACTGGTAACCTCATCGTCAATCGTTTGGGTATCGATATTCGTAGTAAGATCAGAAACTGAATCACCACCTTCTTGGTCAGCGATAATGGaccttttttgtttatcaATATAATACAATGGGATCAGCCCTATGAGAAAGGTTGcaatcaaaagaaaactcgCCAATAGTACTACCCCccaaaatttcattattgtcGTTCTTGTAACAAATCAGCTTTAATCCGCACTTGTTTAAAGAGGGTTCGTCCAGCTGAACTATTTGTCGTTATTTTTCTACAGTTATTTCTCGAAAAACATTATAAATAGACATGCAAAATGGTCAGCCTTGTCGTATAAATTTATTaccaaaaacaaaaaatacaCCCCGATGTCTTCCCCAGGGGATGCAGGCGTGGCTATAGATTCCACCGTTCTGAAAGCAATTGAATTAGGAACGAGACTTTTTAAATCTGGAGAATATTTGCAAGCGAAAAGAATATTCACGAATGCTTTAAGAGTATGTGATTCTTACTCTCAGGAGCAAATTGTGCGCATCAGAAACGCGTATCAATTAGATACTGCGAGACCGGATAAGAAACAATTATATCATCCTAGATATTTAAAGATATTGGACAACATCTGTGCGTGCTACgaaaaattgaatgatttgaaaTCCTGCTTAAGCGTATCACAAAGGTTACTTAAGTTAGGACCAGGTAATATCAAATGCTATATACGATGTACAAGAACattgataaaattaaaagaCTGGAAGGGGGCCTATAAAACATGTTCTCGTGGACTGCAATTATGCGATAACGATAGTCCTCATTTAAgacaacaaaaacaattcATTAAAGACAACATGGTGCAAAAACAGGATGACAAGAGAAAGTATATAGATCCATTAGAAGAGACAAAAGCAgtaaagaggaaaaaaaccAGTAATGTTACACAATTGCGACaaccaaagaagaagataaaagaTACCAGCGGGAAAACTGATTTAGTTGGCAATTTACCGATAGAGGTGCTACCTATCATACTCCAAAGATTTACCAGTAGAGAACTCGTTATGCTGTCGTTAGTTTGTAACAAATGGAGAGACAAAATTTTATATCATTTAGACTGTTTCCAAGAATTTAATTTGACAGCAATcacttttaaaaattttgtaaaattcaTGGATTTTTTACAGCAGAATTTCACCAGGACATACAGAAAATACAATCTTTCACAACTGAAAATTACTTCCAGAATTACTTCCGAAGAGTTGCGAATAGCTCAACTGTTATTTAGTAAAATGCCAAAGTGTATAAACTTCGAACGGCTCATACTTTCAATGCCAACGCTAACTACAGCACAATTCATCAAGTTGATGGTTAGAGAAAGCGCaggcttttttttagaattgCTGGAATTATCTCTCATGATAACTTATAGGCCTGATAAACAACATGAATGGGAGATACTCCAGAATTGTCCtctgttgaaaaaaatagaattaATTTTTGTGAATTCATTGGTATCCATCTCCAACAGAAATAATAGCATTGGAAGCGATAGCAGTTTCAATATGATGACCGGTGATGCCAATATGCAGACGTCCGCTGAAGATCAAGATGAACAAGGGATcatacaagaaaaagttatttATAATGAGCTAGAAAAGATAACGTTGATATGtgacaagaagaaaattaagAATTTCCCACTTTGCCGTGCTCTATCAAGAGGCCAGTTTCCTTTATTGCAGAAACTGACAGTAACCGGTGTAACATTTCCCATGAATAATCAAGGCATAATAAACTTTGAATGGTTATTGAACTTCCCAAACCTAAAAGAACTATGGATAGAAGATAACGATAACTGTGAACTTAGCAGGTTTCTGCAATTGTTGAAACGTTCAAATGTCTGGAGAAACTTGAAGAAGTTGACCTTTAGAGAGAACAAACTATATCCAATTATTGATTTAGATGAAGATTTACCCGCTGCTAATAACGATGAGATGCCATCCGTTCTATTCTACAGGGAGAATCTCCAAAACCTGGAAATGTTGGATCTAATGGGGACGTCAATGAGTGGTTCTGCGTTGAGTAGATTATGCGAACAGAAGTATCTGGATGGTGAGAAGTTAAGAAGTTTAAACATTGGGAACTGTCCCAACATCCAATTCCCAAATAATCATGTCCACACAGCAAGGATGGTATTGGATGTGAATTCAGTTTTAAAGAGACTCTCCAAATTAGAAGAGATTAATTTATCACACCTTAGCTCCTTGAATGATAGTACGATGAAgtcattcattatcaatgtaccatttttggaaaatttgaaaaggctTGATATTTCGcacaattttgaaatcacAGGAATATCAATATAcgaatttttaaaaaaatttcagttGGATCACGACAACGACACAGGAGGTCAGCCACTGACATATTTAAATATCGACGGCTGTTCTCAAGTGTCCCATATCACAGTTAATATGATCCGAGCCCAGAACTTGGTTACTCGAGTGGATTGTGTTTATGAAAGGGACGTATGGAAACAATTTGGAATTAATTCATATTCGTACTCATAGATTAGTGACTCACTGATGATAATACAGTATCCTTCGAAAATTACTTAGAATATTTAATACAATGAAATGCTATGTGCCTTTGGAGTTGATGGAAATGAGAATATAGAAAGctttttataaaaatatatatattgttGTCCAGTTTTagttttggaaaatgtcTGAATTGTTCATGAAATTATCGTTTGTGGCTGCCGACATAGCCTCCATGGGGAACTTACTTGGATTGAATAAAGTGTTATCAAATGAACCGTTTTCAATGGCTGGTATAGGGAAATCTTCTGAGTTTGTTTGAACATCATAAGAGGAAATTGTtccagatttttttctatttctccTCATCTCTGTCGACATATTTTGATTATAATAAGaagatcttttcttgaatggAGGGCGTGATGGTATCTTCAATGGAGATTTCTTTAATCGTAAATTAGACGCGCCAATGGCGAACGACAAAGAATTTGCCTTTTGCCTTGTACCCTGTATCGATGAGGACTTTGAACGTTGTGGCGATATGGAAGGAGACGGAGAAGGTGACAAAAACTCCACTTTTCTCTTGTTGAAGGCAGAAGATGGGGAAGGTAGTGTCTGAAGAGGAAATCTCACCGCTGTTTTATTGGGGGACTTGATGATTGATAACGAATTGGAGGAGGATTCTTCCAAGTCAACTCCCGGCAAGTCAGCATCCATTATGGACAAAGACTTGATTTGCTCACTGAATCGAGGCTGATAAAATTGTAAAGGGTTTTTTATTGAGGAAGAGATGATAATTTTCTCCTTTAGAAAAGTGATGGCCTTATCCAGAGCGAATTCTTGGCCACAGTTATT harbors:
- the DIA2 gene encoding DNA-binding SCF ubiquitin ligase subunit DIA2 (Origin-binding F-box protein~similar to YOR080W); protein product: MSSPGDAGVAIDSTVLKAIELGTRLFKSGEYLQAKRIFTNALRVCDSYSQEQIVRIRNAYQLDTARPDKKQLYHPRYLKILDNICACYEKLNDLKSCLSVSQRLLKLGPGNIKCYIRCTRTLIKLKDWKGAYKTCSRGLQLCDNDSPHLRQQKQFIKDNMVQKQDDKRKYIDPLEETKAVKRKKTSNVTQLRQPKKKIKDTSGKTDLVGNLPIEVLPIILQRFTSRELVMLSLVCNKWRDKILYHLDCFQEFNLTAITFKNFVKFMDFLQQNFTRTYRKYNLSQLKITSRITSEELRIAQLLFSKMPKCINFERLILSMPTLTTAQFIKLMVRESAGFFLELLELSLMITYRPDKQHEWEILQNCPLLKKIELIFVNSLVSISNRNNSIGSDSSFNMMTGDANMQTSAEDQDEQGIIQEKVIYNELEKITLICDKKKIKNFPLCRALSRGQFPLLQKLTVTGVTFPMNNQGIINFEWLLNFPNLKELWIEDNDNCELSRFLQLLKRSNVWRNLKKLTFRENKLYPIIDLDEDLPAANNDEMPSVLFYRENLQNLEMLDLMGTSMSGSALSRLCEQKYLDGEKLRSLNIGNCPNIQFPNNHVHTARMVLDVNSVLKRLSKLEEINLSHLSSLNDSTMKSFIINVPFLENLKRLDISHNFEITGISIYEFLKKFQLDHDNDTGGQPLTYLNIDGCSQVSHITVNMIRAQNLVTRVDCVYERDVWKQFGINSYSYS